The sequence ATTCCACTTCTTTTAGCTTTCATAACAGCCCTCATTTTAAATCCAGCTGTTAGATGGCTTGAATATAGATTCAAACTAACACGAAAATTGGCAGTCATTATTATGTTTCTTTTTTTTATCGGTGTTGTGGGCACTTCTGGATCTTTTATCGTGGTAAACTCCATTAGTCAATTAGTAGATGTAGCTGAACGATTACCTACCTACATCGATAATGTAAATAACCTACTTCTCCAGTGGGAAGAAGATATTGAACTAATTACTGAAGATCTTCCTGAACAATTTATAGAACAGGTTAAACAGTCAATAGAGGATAGTCTTTCTACCTTTAATGACACAATTAATGAATATTTAACCATTGATAACCTCACTTCAATTGCGGCAAGTATTCCAAATTATTTAGTAAGTATTATCGTTTATCTTATTGCATTGTTCTTATTTATGCTTGATCTGCCTAAATTGAAAAGTCAATCTTACAACCTAATGACAGAAAACACCGCTGAAAAGGTTCGTTTTATGAATGCCCGATTATCCTATGTCATTGTAGGTTTTTTAAAAGCTCAGTTCTTAGTAAGTATCATTATCTTTATCGTGTCACTCATTGGATTACTATTCATAATCCCAAATGTTGCATTAATCATGTCACTAATCATATGGATTATTGATTTCATCCCAATTATTGGTTCTATAATTATTCTCGGACCCTGGGCGTTATATATGTTCTTTGCCGGACATTATGTGATGGGAATTAAATTAACGATACTGGCTATTATTTTGTTAACTATACGTCGTACAGTTGAACCAAAGGTAATGGGCCATCATATTGGACTATCCCCTTTAGCAACTCTTATTGCTATGTATCTAGGACTTAAATTGTTAGGTATATTAGGTTTTATTATTGGACCATTACTTCTTATTGCTTTTAATTCTGCTAAAGAAGCTGGAATTATTAAGATCAATTTTAAAATTTAAATGAAATAATTATAGAAATAAGCTTGTGGAGTAATACTCTACAAGCTTATTTATTTAATTCTTTTATAAAGTGAAGTATAGATTTTTCTTGTTTTATTTGTAAAAAACCGAACGTACGAAGAATCCGTTGCGAAATTATATTTGAGATATCACATTGAGCATGTATCTTTTGGTAACCTTTACTTTTTGCCCAATCTAACAATAAAGGAATAGCTTCTTTTATATAGCCGCATTTTCTAAAGGATGGACATATATAATACCCCAACTCCAGTTCTTTCTTCATTACAAGGCCATGGAACCCTATATGACCAACCACTGTATTTTCTAACTTGCTGTAGATAACCCACGGACCTAAGCCGAAATGTGTAGGATCCTTCTCTAGCTTTTCCAAATAGAACGGAAGATTTGCTAGGAGTGCATCATCAGGCCATTCTTCATGATATTTAATCTTCCTACTTTGGTACCAATTATAAGTATCTCTTTGTAACATTACTCCGTCTTCATTTCCAAGAGGAAAAACCACAATCCTATTTGTATGAATTTCACCAATCAATAAAAAAACCACCCCTCCTATAGAAAAAAAGATCTGCCACTAGATAGCTGCAGATCTCCTTTGTACTATGTACCCAATATAGCTTTCAACATACTTGTGGTCTCTCCGCCCTCGTAAAGGATATATAAGAGAAAGTAAACAACAACACCTGTTATTGCAGTAAAAAACCACACAATACTTGTAACTGGTCCCCATTTTCGATGCTTTGAAATTTTTCGTTTAAAAGCAAGGGTTAGAGTTACGAGACCAAATATTCCTCCTGTTGTAGCAAGAAAAATATGGAAAACAAGAAAAATAGTATAGGGCGTTTTTAACTCATCTGGTCCCCCAAAACTTGTATTACCTACAAATATTGTCCTTGACATATAGATAATAAAAAACAAAAGAGCACTTAATGCAGCTAAAATCATAACAGTTCTATGTTCTTTTTTTCTCCCTTTTACGATCAAGGTCCAACCGATGGCTATCAAGATGGCGCTTAACACAATTAAAAAGGTACTTATCGTTGGTAATAGTGGCACTATTATTCCCCTTTCTCTTTCTATTTTAATTGGAAGAACCAGATGGAATTGGATCAATAGTATTCTTTTCTTGACTAACCCACTTAAAGAAAATAATTCCTAAATAGGTTCCATAAACAATTTCTTGAGTTATTTTCATTATAATTCCGCCAAGTTGCTGATCATACAGAATGGAAATTGGTGAAAATAATTCAGGACCACTTAATGTTAATCCACTTAATACATCTTGTGGCACACATAGGGATAAGGCATTCATCCAACTTCCTGATTGACTATAAGTTTCGTATAACGGAGTATTAGAAAAAATAATAAGAGCACAAGCCGGTGTTAGCAACACCCCGTTTGCAAAAATATAACCTAGTTTCATTAAGGGGCTTAATGTATTATGCTCTTCTAAAGGAGTAAAAATGGGCCACCATACAGCAAATGCTGCTATTAAAATTACTGTAGTTATTACAGCATGAGCTAATGGGCTCGCTTTAGTAAAGTCAAAGACCTCTGGAATGTGGTAAATCGAAAACAACCCATTAAACAAAAATAAAGCTATTAAGGGCTTGGTAATGATTTTGAATATTGACCGAATGACAGGTATACGTATGAATTTTCTCCAGAATTCAACCGGAATTCCTTTAATTATTAAAGCAGGAAAAACAAGATAATATAATGCCATTTGAGCCATATGGGCTGACAACATTATATGACTAACGAGGTCGACAGGGCTTCCTTTAATGATGTAAAGCAGGAGTAACCCAATATAAAAAGAAAATTTTTGTTTAATGCTTGGATGATCCTGAACTCCAAATTTGTGTCGTAACGGTCCAGTAATTAAAAAATAAGCCAATCCTAACAAAATAACAAACAGAAGATAATAAGGGCTCCATAAAGCTCTAAACCCAAAAATCTGTAATTTTATCCACATGCTGTTCACCTCAACGGTTATTGAAATAATAAAAGATTTGATAGTTTCATTAGTCGCATCATACCAAAAACAGAACCCAAACACCAGTAACAAAAGTGGAACTTCAATCAAGTGGCCGTCCCCACAGATTGTTAGCACCCAAGGGCCTTCGCTTGTTTCTGCGAAGTAGCTCTATGTAGCTTTCCTTTGTACGATTACTCGGGGCAAAAACTTCGAAGATTACTCGATGGAGCTTTTTCGCTGAGCTAGACAAATTTTATGCTTTCTTATCTTGCATAGAAAAGACTGGAGGGAAACCTCCTCCAGTCTCTTCAATTGAAGATTTACCACCAAACAATGGTAGATAATGCTGCAACTGTCAAAATTGCAACAAAAATCCCCGAAAATATAAACAAAGATGGTGCTTCATGCCCTTTTGTATTCATGTGCATAAAATAATACAGTTGGAAAATAACTTGCACAACTGCAAGCAGCAAAATTAAAGGAATGGTAAACATTTTTTCAATATCTGCCATCACTGCTGAAAAAGCAATAATGGTAAACACAATCATTAGAGTGAAAGTTATGACTTGATACCGCATCTCTTCACGATTTTTTCTTTTATGAAACTGTACATGTTCGTCTGAATGAGTAGTATGGTTTTCTCCTGTAGCCATTTATTACCCCACCTTTCCCATTAGGTACACAACCGTAAAGATAAAGACCCAAACTACATCAATGAAGTGCCAATATAGGCTTGCTACATAAAATTTAGGTGCATTATACAGATCCAAACCACGTTTAGCATTTCTAAACATTAATGTTAGAATCCATAAAAGTCCAAAAGCTACGTGTCCTCCATGGAATCCAACTAGTGTATAGAATGCTGATCCAAACGCAGAGGATTGGAAAGTATGACCATATTCATGGACATAATGATAAAACTCATAGATCTCACATCCTAAGAAGGCAAGACCTAATATGACCGTAACGCCTAACCAAACCTGCATTTTCCTAAAATCATTATTTCTCATATGATAAATGGCATAGACGCTTGTCAAAGAGCTAGTTAGAAGAAGCATAGTCATAACAAATACCAATTCTAATCCAAATAATTCTTTAGCAGGTGTTCCATCTAGATGTTGATTTCTGAGAGCGAGATAGGTTCCAAAAAGACTAGCAAATAAAACCGTCTCACCACCAAGGAAAAACCAAAAGCCTAAAAATTTATTCTTACCTTCTAATGTAGCTTTTTCTGGATGCTCAGGAAAGGTCTCTGGCTTTAAAGTATGTTCACTCATTATTTCCCAGCCCCCTCTTCTAACTCTTCTTTATGAATATGGTAACCATGGTCATCGATAACGGAACGTAAGAACATAGAGCCGAATGTTATTCCCATTCCAACGATCGCAACGATCCACCATCTACTATTATCAACTTGGAATGTAAATCCAAACGCTGCAATAAACAAGCCCAACGCTATCATAAAAGGTAAAATTGAAGAGTTTGGCATATGAATGTCGTTTACAGGTTCAGCAGGTGTCATCTCTTTTCGTCCCTCTGACTTTTCAACCCAATATGCATCCAATCCTCTTACTAAAGGTAATTGCTTAAAGTTATAAAATGGTGGTGGTGATGGAATTGTCCACTCAAGTGTACGGCCATCCCACGGATCATCCGGTGCAGGTTCACCTTTACGTGCTGTATAAATGACGTTATAGATAAAAATAATCGCTCCAATCGCCATTAAGAAAGCACCAATTGTGCTAATCAAGTTTCCAAGTTCTAGACTTTGACCCTCATGGAAAACCCAGTATCTTCTTGGCATACCCATCAATCCCAAGAAATGTTGAATAAAGAAAGTTAAATGGAAGCCAATAAAGAATGGCCAAAAAGCAAGTTTTCCCAATTTTTCATTTAAAACTTTTCCAAACATTTTAGGCCACCAATAAGTAAGACCAGCAAAGATTCCGAATACCACACCACCAACAATTACATAGTGGAAGTGAGCAACTACAAAATAAGTATCATGATAAACTAGGTCTGCAGGTGCCACCGCAAGCATTACTCCCGTCATACCTCCGATTACAAAGGAAGGGATAAAGGCAACAGACCAAAGCATAGGAGTAGTCATTTTAATATTTCCGCCCCACATTGTTAACAACCAGTTAAAAATCTTTATTCCTGTAGGTACAGCAATAGCCATAGTTGCTACTGCAAAAATAGAATTAGCCACAGGCCCTAGTCCAGTTGCAAACATATGGTGTGCCCATACCATAAATCCTAAAAATCCAATGAGTACTGTTGCGAATACCATTGAGGAGTATCCAAACAATCTTTTCTTAGAAAACGTACTAATAACATCACTAAACAAACCAAACACAGGGAGTATCAAAATGTATACTTCAGGATGTCCAAATATCCAGAAAAGATGCTCCCAAATAATTGCATTTCCACCCATTCCAGCATCAAAAAAGTTAGAACCGAATAAACGATCAAACATCATTAAGAACAATCCAACAGTTAAGGCTGGGAAGGCAAACAAAATGAGTGCACTAGTTACAAAGGAAGCCCATGTAAAAAGTGGCATTCTCATATAAGTCATTCCAGGTGTACGCATATTGATAATGGTAACAAGGAAGTTAATTCCTCCCATTAATGTTCCAGCCCCAGAAATCTGAAGCCCCAATGTGTAAAAGTCAACACCGTGATCCGGTGACATGATCGATAATGGTGCATAAGCAGTCCAGCCTGCATCAGGCACTTCCCCAAAAAACCAAGATACATTAAGGAATAATCCGCCAAATAGGAACAGCCAAAATCCTAGTGCATTTAAAAATGGGAAGGCTACATCACGAGCCCCAATTTGCAAAGGAACTACGGCGTTCATTAAAGCAAAAATCAATGGCATAGCAGCCAAGAATATCATGGTTGTACCATGCATTGTAAACATTTCATTATATACTTCTGCACTGACAAAAGCATTGTCTGGAGAAATTAGCTGAATTCTTATAATAAGTGCTTCCAATCCACCTAGAAGGAAGAAAAAACCACCGCCAATTAAATATAAAATCGCAATTTTTTTATGATCGACAGTGGTCAAATAGTCCCAAAGGACGGCGCCGAAGCCACGGTTTTGTGCAATCGCTGTACTCACGCTTTTTGACCTCCCTTATTCATTTTTATCGTCGATTTTTAATTGTTGTAGGTAATCAGCAATTTTACTTGCTTCTTCCTTTGTAAGACCGACGTTAGGCATTTTATTTCCTGGTTTTACATCCTGTGGATCTGAAAGCCATTCAACTACATTTTCTTTAGTATTATCTGTAAACCCTGCAACCTTTGATCGATTTCCAAAGTTAGTTAAGTTTGGACCTGTTTGAACCTGTGACCCTGCATCAACTGCGTGACAGCCAATACAACTTTTTTCTTGGAAAAGCTGTTGCCCTTCAAGTGCTGTAGTTGTTTCAGGTTTTTCATCCGCACTTTCTGCTTTCATTCCACTTACCCAGTCTTCATACTCTTCTGGAGAAACAGCTATTACTTTAAAGTCCATTAAGGAATGTGAATCTCCACAAAACTCAGTACATTTCCCCTCATAAACACCCTCTTCGTACGCAAGAAGGGTCATTTTATTCTCATTCCCCCCTGGATTAGCGTCCATTTTCCCCGCTATAGAAGGCAACCAGAAGGAGTGAATCACATCATCTGAACGAAGTTTTAAATAAACGCGAGTATCTGTCGGGATATACATATCTTGACTCGTCTGAATTTCTTCATTTTCATAATTAAAATGCCACCAGAATTGCTTTCCTGTAACTTGAATGACAATGGCATCTTCCGCTTGATCAGCAGGAGGTTCAGCGTCTGCAAGCTCAAATGTGGTAATGACAGTTGGCACCGCTAACACTAATAAAAGCAATATCGGTATGACGGTCCAAACAATTTCAAGAAGATGATTTCCTTCCTTTTGCTCAGGAATAAAATCTTCTTGCCCCTTTTTTTGACGATAACGAATAAGTACGAAAGTATAAATTGTCATAACGACAAGAAAAACTCCGACCATCACATAGATACTTAACATCATGAGGTCGTACAATGTTTCAGCGCCTTCTCCTTTTGGTTGTAAAGCGCTTAGGTTTGGTTCTCCACATCCAGTCAGAAATAGTGCAATGAGACCAAATATGAACAGAGCTTTAAACTTTCCCATCCATCCTTTCATTCATTAAACCTCTCTTTCTCTAAATAGTTCTCTTTTATTTCTATAAGAAAAACCGATCTACATACCTTTTAAACTATAGATTGGTTTTTATTATTAAAAAATGAATCAACTTAAAAATGGTATTGGTAAAGTAACAATTACCATTGATGAAAAGAGTATCGTTAAATAATTTAAGGAGTATACAAACATTAAGGTTGCCCATTTTATTTCATTTTTCATAAATAACCCCATTAAACTTAAAACAAACCACCCTACGGATAAAATTGTAGCTAAAACAACAAAGAAAGTGCCCAGTGAGCCTAAGTAAAACGGTAACGGTAATAAGCATGAAACGTAGACAATCATTTGTCGTTTCGTAATGGAAAACCCGTGAACTACTGGCAACATTGGAATACCAGCGGCTCTATATTCTTCCGTTTTCTTCATGGCTAATGCAAGAAAATGCGGAGTTTGCCAAATAAACATAATTAAAAATAAAATCCAAGCTGTAATATCTAGATTAGGGTCAATAGCAGCCCATCCAATAAGTGGTGGAACTGCACCGGAAAAACTTCCAATAACTGTATTTAAAGTATACCTTCGTTTTGACCACATAGTATACAGCACCACATAAGTAAACCACCCAAAAAAACCTATCAATACAGCTGACCAATTTACCATCGCTAGAAAAAAGAGACCTAATAAAGTTAATGAAATACCTATTCCTAAGATAGCTTGTAAGGATATAGTTCCTGTTACGGTTGGTCTTGCCTTAGTTCGTTTCATAAGATGATCAATATCACGATCATAGTAATTATTTAAGACACATCCCCCTGCAATAATTAGGGAACTCCCAGCCATTGTATATAGAAAAGGTTTCCAATAAAGTAGGAATCCTCCAGTTCCAGTAAAATGCACCGCTAACCAAAAGCCTGCAAATGTTGTAATTAGATTAGAATTTATGATTCCTATTTTAATTAGTGCTAAAAAGTCATTCCATAGTGCGGAAAAATTAGTGGTATCATTGGATTTATTTAATACTTTAGTGTCAACAACCCTTGGTTGATTCATTGTGGCTACTCCCTCCCACTTTCCCATTTTCAATTTTAATACTACCCCTTTATTGGAAAGCGATTGTAATGATATAGTTTTAACCTTAAAACCGCATGCTATCCGAGTTCAACATACAAATGTATTGTACCATGATTTTTTATTTCTATCTAATTAATCACATTTTTATCGTAATTTGTGACATTTAAGTGAACTTTTCATCTTTTTATTGATTAAAATTCCCCTACCGCTAAAAAGAAATAATAAAATTATCCCTATTTATTTCTAGCAAACAACTTTTTTCAATGCAAGTGTTTTTTTGTTTTTAATAGTGAAAATAGTGTTAAATAATGATACGATATCTTTTGTGTCAAGAGAATAGATCAATATGGATTTTTATTTTCCACCCTCTTAAATGCGGAGGGATATATTTTGCTCAAATCTTTCAGTTTATATTAAAATGGTTAAGTGGGTGCATCAAAATCACCCACTTAAGATGCTGGATTTTTAAATGGAAGTCCAAGTAAAACGAGGTGCTAGGATATGCTAAAATTTTTAAAGATTCTATCTGTCATAACAACCATTGGAATGGTATTTGTTTTAATAGGTGGAGCACTGGTAACAAAAACGGAATCCGGAATGGGATGTGGATCAAGCTGGCCATTATGCAACGGAGAGATTATCCCCTCTAACATTACAACAGAATTAGTTATTGAGTTTAGCCATCGTGCTGCCTCTGGTTTTGTAGGAATTTCCCTGCTTATTTTGTCATACCTAGCTTGGAAATATATTGGACATATTCGTGAAACAAAAATTTTAGTTGTGCTATCATTGATGTTTTTAATTTTACAGGGATTGATTGGAGCAGCTGCTGTGGTATGGGGGCAATCTGACTTTGTTCTAGCCATGCATTTTGGAATTTCTCTAATTTCTTTTGCTACAATATTTATTCTTATGTTACTGATTTTTGAAATCGATTTAAAGTTTGATGCTCAATCCCTTCATATTCATAAATCTTTGAGAAAGCAGTTTTATGGACTAACTATTTATACCCTAATAGTCGTTTACACCGGCGCTTTAGTCCGCCATACCTCAGCTAGTTTAGCTTGTTCAAACTGGCCCTTATGCGGTATTGGAATAAACTCCTGGTCTTTTTATGAATGGGTACAAATGGGGCATAGATTAGCGGCAGGCCTACTTTTTATTTGGGTAACCATTCTGCTTTTCAAAGTAAGTAAATCCTATAAAAATAGCAAAGTTATGTATTATGGATGGTGGGCGGCTTTTGGTTTGATCTTCCTACAAGTTATATTAGGCGGACTTATCATTTTCACAAAATTGAACCTGATTATAGCACTGCTTCATGCCTTTATTATTTCTTGTTTTTTTGGTCTATTGAGCTATTTCCTTTTATTATCTTCCAGAAGTGCACGATCTGAAAAAAACCAGTAAGTTCTAAAAAACGAGGATATCCATTTGGACACCCTCGTTTTTTTATTCAAACTCTATTAACAAATCTCCGACATGAATGGCTTCACTGTTTTTCACATAAATATCTTTGATTCTTCCATCAAATGGAGCTTGGACAGTTGTTTCCATCTTCATAGCTTCTGTAATCATAATATGATCACCTTTTTTCACCTTTTCTCCGGGGTCTACCAATACTTTTAGAACCGTTCCTGGCATCGTTGCCCCTATATGCTTTGAATTGTTTTTATCTGCTTGAGGACGTTTAACTACAGTTGCTTTAATACTGCGGTCTTGAATAACAACCTCACGAGCTTGACCGTTCAATTCAAAATAAACTATTCTAGTCCCATCCAACTGCGCCTCACCAATAGAAACAAGTTTCACGATTAAGGTCTTTCCTTGTTCAATTTCAACTTCAATCTCTTCCCCTAACCTCATACCGAAAAAGAAAGTTGGTGTATCAAGTACAGACATATCACCATATTGCTCCGTAAAACGATGATAGTCATGAAAAACCTTAGGATATAAAGCACTCGTAATTAAATCAAAGCTGGTTACTTGTCTTCCCAATTGGTGAAAGAGGGTATCTCTTAATTCGCTGAAATCCACTGGTTCTAACAACTCGCCAGGACGTGTAGTTATCGCATCACGTCCTTTTAAAATAATGCGCTGAATCTCTTGTGGAAACCCTTGATAGGGCTGTCCTAAATGACCTTGGAAAAACTCAACCACAGAATTCGGAAAATCAAGTGTTTCTCCATGATCATAAATATCATCTTCTGTGAGGTTATTTTGAACCATATATAGAGCCATATCCCCAACTACCTTACTAGAAGGTGTAACTTTTACAATGTCACCAAATAAGTCATTGACTCGACGATACATAGATTTCACTTCGTCCCAGCGATCCTCCAATCCAACCGCTTTAGCCTGCTGTTGAAGGTTACTGTATTGGCCTCCAGGCATTTCATGCTCATAAACCTCTGAATGTGGAGCATTCATACCGCTTTCAAATACATGATAATATTTTCTAATGTCCTCCCAATAATGACCTAATTGCTCATAGGACTGAATAGAAAGATTAGGTTTTCTTTCAGAACCTTGAAGAGCATAATAAAGGCTATTGGCACTTGGTTGGGATGTTAATCCAGCCATCGTTCCTGCAGCAACATCTACTACATCAACACCTGCTGCAATGGCCCTTGCATAAGTGTAAATTCCATTTCCACTTGTATCATGGGTATGAAGGTGAATAGGAATATCAATGGATTCCTTTAATGTTGATATAAGTTGATAAGCAGCCTCTGGCTTCAATATACCAGCCATATCTTTAATTCCAAGAATATGTGCACCAGACTCCTGAAGCTCTTTCGCCAGATTTTTATAATAAGTCAAATTGTACTTTGGACGACCCAAGTCCAATATATCACCTGTATAACAAATGGTTGCCTCTGCAATCTTATTTTGTTGACGGACAGAGTCAATAGCCACTCTCATGCTATCTACCCAGTTTAGGCTGTCAAAAATTCTAAATACATCTATTCCTGCCATTGAGCTCTTTTCAACAAATTCACGAATTAGATTATCAGGATAATTTTTATACCCTACCGCATTGCTCGCTCTTAAAAGCATTTGAAGTAGAACATTAGGCATATGTTCTCGAATTTTTAATAACCTATCCCATGGATCCTCTTTAAGGAAACGATACGCAACATCAAAAGTTGCACCTCCCCACATTTCTACAGAAAATAAATTTGGTAAAAGTCGTGCGGTGGGTTCTGCTATGGATACCAAGTCTTTTGTTCTCATCCTTGTAGCAAGTAAGGATTGATGAGCATCCCGGAATGTCGTATCTGTTAATAAAACTTCCTTTTGCTCTTTTAGCCATCTAGCAACACCATCAGGACCTTCTACTTCTAGGATTTGTTTAGTTCCACTTGGAATAGGCTCAGAGTACTTCACCTTTGGCATCCTAGGTTTTGAAAATAATGGTTTCTTAGATGGTTTTAGTCCTTCATAACCATTGATGGTAACATCTCCAATATAGGAGAGCATCTTCGTTCCTCTGTCTTTCCTTTTAGGAAAAACAAACAACTCAGGAGATTGATCAATAAATGTTGTATCGTACTCCCCGGATATAAACTTTGGATGTTTGACCACATTTTCAAGGAATGGGATGTTAGTTTTTATACCTCTTATTCGGAATTCCCTTAAGTTCCTTACCATTTTCTGTGCTGCCTGTTCAAACGTAAGAGCATAAGTAGATAGTTTCACAAGTAAAGAGTCATAGTAAGGGGAAATAATGGCCCCTTGGAATGAATTACCTGCATCTAAACGGACACCAAAACCTCCTCCTGATCGATAGGCAGCGATTTTCCCAGCATCAGGCATAAAGTTATTTAACGGATCTTCTGTTGTCACTCGCGATTGGATTGCGTATCCATGTAAATGAATATTTTCCTGAGTAGGTATCCGTACTTTTTCCGAATGAAGTTCTAAGCCCTGGGCAACGAAAATTTGAGATTGAACAATATCGATCCCAGTGACTAACTCCGTAATAGTGTGCTCTACTTGAACACGTGGGTTTACTTCAATAAAATAAAAATCTTGATTAGTTACAAGAAATTCAACTGTACCCGCATTAACATAATTTACATTTTTCATTAAGGATACAGCAGCCTGACATATTTGGTCACGCAACGTCGGAGATAAGTTAACACTAGGCGCTACTTCTACTACCTTTTGATGTCTTCTTTGGACAGAACAATCACGATCATATAAATGAACAAGATTACCAAAATGGTCTCCCATGATTTGAACTTCTATATGTTTTGGTTTTTCAATCAGCTTTTCCACATAAACTTTGTCGTCTCCAAAAGCTGCTTTAGCCTCGGATTTTGCCCGTTCAAATGATTCCTTTAATGAATTTTCATTTCTAACAATTCTCATTCCGCGGCCGCCACCGCCCAGGGAAGCTTTAATAATAATCGGATAGCCTGCTGTTTTTACAAACTCTTCAATTTCTTCTAAAGATGTAACAGGACCATCTGTACCGGGTATAACTGGGATACCAGCCTTAATCGCTTGTTCCCTTGCTTTCACTTTATCACCAAACATGTCTAAATGATTAACAGAAGGACCAATAAAGATAATCCCTTCTTCTTCACATCTTCTTGCAAAGTGAATATTTTCAGATAAGAACCCATAACCTGGATGAATAGCATCCACTCCAACACTTTTGGCAATTTCAAGGATTCCCTCAATATCCAAGTAGGCATCAATCGGCTTTTTATCTTCCCCCACAAGATAAGCTTCATCAGCTTTATATCTGTGATAGGAACCGGAATCTTCTTTTGAATAGATTGCTACAGTTCTAATATTTAATTCAT is a genomic window of Bacillaceae bacterium S4-13-56 containing:
- the ytvI gene encoding sporulation integral membrane protein YtvI, translating into MFRLPKRFWVYSILIILFILSIIYILPVSIPLLLAFITALILNPAVRWLEYRFKLTRKLAVIIMFLFFIGVVGTSGSFIVVNSISQLVDVAERLPTYIDNVNNLLLQWEEDIELITEDLPEQFIEQVKQSIEDSLSTFNDTINEYLTIDNLTSIAASIPNYLVSIIVYLIALFLFMLDLPKLKSQSYNLMTENTAEKVRFMNARLSYVIVGFLKAQFLVSIIIFIVSLIGLLFIIPNVALIMSLIIWIIDFIPIIGSIIILGPWALYMFFAGHYVMGIKLTILAIILLTIRRTVEPKVMGHHIGLSPLATLIAMYLGLKLLGILGFIIGPLLLIAFNSAKEAGIIKINFKI
- a CDS encoding GNAT family protein, translated to MIGEIHTNRIVVFPLGNEDGVMLQRDTYNWYQSRKIKYHEEWPDDALLANLPFYLEKLEKDPTHFGLGPWVIYSKLENTVVGHIGFHGLVMKKELELGYYICPSFRKCGYIKEAIPLLLDWAKSKGYQKIHAQCDISNIISQRILRTFGFLQIKQEKSILHFIKELNK
- a CDS encoding DUF420 domain-containing protein, with the translated sequence MPLLPTISTFLIVLSAILIAIGWTLIVKGRKKEHRTVMILAALSALLFFIIYMSRTIFVGNTSFGGPDELKTPYTIFLVFHIFLATTGGIFGLVTLTLAFKRKISKHRKWGPVTSIVWFFTAITGVVVYFLLYILYEGGETTSMLKAILGT
- the ctaG gene encoding cytochrome c oxidase assembly factor CtaG; the protein is MWIKLQIFGFRALWSPYYLLFVILLGLAYFLITGPLRHKFGVQDHPSIKQKFSFYIGLLLLYIIKGSPVDLVSHIMLSAHMAQMALYYLVFPALIIKGIPVEFWRKFIRIPVIRSIFKIITKPLIALFLFNGLFSIYHIPEVFDFTKASPLAHAVITTVILIAAFAVWWPIFTPLEEHNTLSPLMKLGYIFANGVLLTPACALIIFSNTPLYETYSQSGSWMNALSLCVPQDVLSGLTLSGPELFSPISILYDQQLGGIIMKITQEIVYGTYLGIIFFKWVSQEKNTIDPIPSGSSN
- the ctaF gene encoding cytochrome c oxidase subunit IVB, whose translation is MATGENHTTHSDEHVQFHKRKNREEMRYQVITFTLMIVFTIIAFSAVMADIEKMFTIPLILLLAVVQVIFQLYYFMHMNTKGHEAPSLFIFSGIFVAILTVAALSTIVWW
- a CDS encoding cytochrome (ubi)quinol oxidase subunit III; translated protein: MSEHTLKPETFPEHPEKATLEGKNKFLGFWFFLGGETVLFASLFGTYLALRNQHLDGTPAKELFGLELVFVMTMLLLTSSLTSVYAIYHMRNNDFRKMQVWLGVTVILGLAFLGCEIYEFYHYVHEYGHTFQSSAFGSAFYTLVGFHGGHVAFGLLWILTLMFRNAKRGLDLYNAPKFYVASLYWHFIDVVWVFIFTVVYLMGKVG
- the ctaD gene encoding cytochrome c oxidase subunit I, whose protein sequence is MSTAIAQNRGFGAVLWDYLTTVDHKKIAILYLIGGGFFFLLGGLEALIIRIQLISPDNAFVSAEVYNEMFTMHGTTMIFLAAMPLIFALMNAVVPLQIGARDVAFPFLNALGFWLFLFGGLFLNVSWFFGEVPDAGWTAYAPLSIMSPDHGVDFYTLGLQISGAGTLMGGINFLVTIINMRTPGMTYMRMPLFTWASFVTSALILFAFPALTVGLFLMMFDRLFGSNFFDAGMGGNAIIWEHLFWIFGHPEVYILILPVFGLFSDVISTFSKKRLFGYSSMVFATVLIGFLGFMVWAHHMFATGLGPVANSIFAVATMAIAVPTGIKIFNWLLTMWGGNIKMTTPMLWSVAFIPSFVIGGMTGVMLAVAPADLVYHDTYFVVAHFHYVIVGGVVFGIFAGLTYWWPKMFGKVLNEKLGKLAFWPFFIGFHLTFFIQHFLGLMGMPRRYWVFHEGQSLELGNLISTIGAFLMAIGAIIFIYNVIYTARKGEPAPDDPWDGRTLEWTIPSPPPFYNFKQLPLVRGLDAYWVEKSEGRKEMTPAEPVNDIHMPNSSILPFMIALGLFIAAFGFTFQVDNSRWWIVAIVGMGITFGSMFLRSVIDDHGYHIHKEELEEGAGK
- the coxB gene encoding cytochrome c oxidase subunit II, whose amino-acid sequence is MKGWMGKFKALFIFGLIALFLTGCGEPNLSALQPKGEGAETLYDLMMLSIYVMVGVFLVVMTIYTFVLIRYRQKKGQEDFIPEQKEGNHLLEIVWTVIPILLLLVLAVPTVITTFELADAEPPADQAEDAIVIQVTGKQFWWHFNYENEEIQTSQDMYIPTDTRVYLKLRSDDVIHSFWLPSIAGKMDANPGGNENKMTLLAYEEGVYEGKCTEFCGDSHSLMDFKVIAVSPEEYEDWVSGMKAESADEKPETTTALEGQQLFQEKSCIGCHAVDAGSQVQTGPNLTNFGNRSKVAGFTDNTKENVVEWLSDPQDVKPGNKMPNVGLTKEEASKIADYLQQLKIDDKNE